A DNA window from Bacillus sp. SM2101 contains the following coding sequences:
- a CDS encoding F0F1 ATP synthase subunit epsilon has product MKVVKVHVVTPDGPVLEEDVEMVIAKAQSGELGILPGHIPMVAPLQIGVVRLKKGTDTELVAVSGGFLEVRPEKVTILAQAAEVAADIDVLRAKAAKERAEQRLRAQQSDVDFRRAEMSLQRAINRLNVTNKHF; this is encoded by the coding sequence ATGAAAGTGGTTAAAGTCCATGTAGTTACTCCCGATGGCCCGGTTTTAGAAGAAGATGTGGAGATGGTAATTGCAAAGGCTCAAAGTGGAGAGCTTGGTATTTTACCTGGTCATATTCCGATGGTTGCTCCATTACAAATTGGGGTAGTTCGTCTAAAAAAGGGAACCGACACTGAACTTGTGGCTGTTAGTGGAGGCTTTCTAGAAGTTAGACCTGAAAAAGTAACGATACTTGCACAAGCTGCGGAAGTTGCAGCTGATATTGATGTATTACGTGCAAAAGCAGCAAAAGAAAGAGCTGAACAACGTCTAAGAGCTCAACAGTCAGATGTTGACTTTAGACGAGCTGAGATGTCTCTTCAACGTGCGATTAATCGTTTGAACGTTACAAATAAACACTTTTAA
- the atpD gene encoding F0F1 ATP synthase subunit beta, giving the protein MNKGRILSVMGPVVDVKFDNGHLPEIYNALKIEHKARNENEVDINLTLEVALHLGDDSVRTIAMSSTDGLVRGLEAIDTEAAISVPVGDVTLGRVFNVLGENIDLDEAIPQDARRDAIHRQAPSFEKLSTEVEILETGIKVVDLLAPYIKGGKIGLFGGAGVGKTVLIQELINNIAQEHGGISVFAGVGERTREGNDLYHEMTDSGVIKKTAMVFGQMNEPPGARMRVALTGLTMAEYFRDDQGQDVLFFMDNIFRFTQAGSEVSALLGRMPSAVGYQPTLATEMGQLQERITSTSVGSVTSIQAIYVPADDYTDPAPATTFAHLDATTNLERKLSEMGIYPAVDPLASTSRALAPEIVGEEHYEVARQVQSTLQRYKELQDIIAILGMDELSDEDKLIVHRARRIQFFLSQNFHVAEQFTGQPGSYVQVKETVRGFKEILEGKYDNLPEDAFRLVGRIEEVVEKAKKMGVEV; this is encoded by the coding sequence ATGAATAAAGGACGCATTCTTTCAGTAATGGGACCGGTTGTTGATGTAAAATTTGATAACGGCCATCTTCCTGAAATTTATAATGCCCTTAAAATTGAGCATAAAGCACGTAATGAAAATGAAGTTGATATTAACTTAACATTAGAAGTTGCTCTACACCTTGGAGACGATTCTGTACGTACGATTGCAATGTCATCTACAGATGGACTTGTACGTGGATTAGAAGCAATTGATACTGAAGCAGCAATTTCTGTACCAGTTGGTGATGTTACATTAGGACGTGTATTTAACGTACTAGGTGAAAACATTGATCTAGATGAAGCAATCCCACAAGATGCTCGTCGTGATGCGATTCACAGACAAGCACCGTCTTTTGAGAAGCTTTCTACAGAAGTAGAAATTTTAGAAACAGGAATTAAAGTAGTTGACTTATTAGCACCGTACATTAAAGGTGGAAAAATCGGCCTATTTGGTGGAGCAGGTGTTGGTAAAACCGTTTTAATTCAGGAATTAATCAATAATATCGCACAAGAACATGGTGGTATTTCAGTATTCGCTGGTGTAGGTGAGCGTACACGTGAAGGAAACGATTTATACCATGAAATGACTGATTCAGGCGTTATTAAGAAAACAGCAATGGTTTTTGGTCAGATGAATGAGCCTCCTGGTGCACGTATGCGTGTTGCATTAACAGGTTTAACAATGGCTGAATATTTCCGTGATGACCAAGGTCAAGACGTGTTATTCTTTATGGATAACATCTTCCGCTTTACTCAAGCAGGTTCTGAGGTATCAGCATTACTTGGTCGTATGCCTTCTGCCGTTGGTTATCAACCAACATTAGCAACAGAAATGGGTCAGCTTCAAGAGCGTATTACATCTACAAGCGTTGGTTCTGTAACATCGATCCAAGCAATTTACGTTCCTGCCGATGACTATACTGATCCAGCTCCAGCAACGACGTTTGCTCACTTAGACGCAACGACAAACCTTGAGCGTAAACTTTCAGAAATGGGTATTTACCCTGCGGTTGACCCACTTGCATCAACTTCACGTGCTTTAGCACCTGAAATTGTTGGAGAAGAGCACTACGAAGTTGCTCGTCAAGTACAATCAACACTACAGCGTTATAAAGAATTACAAGATATCATTGCGATCCTTGGAATGGATGAGCTTTCTGATGAAGATAAATTAATCGTTCATCGTGCTCGCCGTATTCAATTCTTCTTATCTCAAAACTTCCACGTGGCTGAGCAATTTACAGGCCAACCTGGTTCTTACGTTCAAGTTAAAGAAACAGTTCGTGGATTTAAAGAGATCCTTGAAGGGAAGTATGACAACCTTCCTGAAGATGCGTTCCGCTTAGTTGGACGTATTGAAGAAGTAGTTGAAAAAGCGAAAAAAATGGGCGTAGAAGTATAA
- the atpG gene encoding ATP synthase F1 subunit gamma yields the protein MASLRDIKTRITSTKKTSQITKAMEMVSASKLNRAENNAKSFVPYMEKIQEVVASIALGSTGVSHPMLMSRPVKKTGYIVITSDRGLAGAYNSNVLRSVYQKIQERHSSTDEYAVIALGRIGRDFFLKRGIPVNSHIVGLADQPSFTEIKDIASQTIDSFVDGTFDELYLYYNHFISVIQHEVTEKKLLPLTDIAAESKLSSYEFEPSQEDILEVLLPQYAESLIYGALLDGKAAEHAARMTAMKNATDNANELIKGLTLSFNRARQAAITQEITEIVAGASALE from the coding sequence TTGGCATCCTTACGTGATATAAAAACGAGAATTACCTCAACGAAGAAAACGAGTCAAATTACGAAAGCGATGGAGATGGTTTCAGCTTCGAAGTTAAATAGGGCTGAAAATAATGCTAAATCGTTTGTACCATACATGGAAAAAATTCAAGAGGTTGTAGCTAGTATCGCATTAGGTAGTACCGGTGTTAGCCATCCGATGTTAATGAGCCGACCTGTGAAGAAGACTGGTTATATTGTCATTACTTCTGATCGTGGTCTTGCAGGTGCATACAATAGTAATGTTTTACGTTCTGTATATCAAAAAATTCAAGAACGTCATAGCTCTACAGATGAGTATGCTGTCATTGCACTAGGTCGTATCGGTCGCGATTTCTTTTTAAAGAGAGGAATACCGGTTAATTCCCATATTGTTGGCCTTGCTGATCAACCTTCTTTTACAGAAATTAAAGATATTGCAAGTCAAACAATTGATTCTTTTGTAGATGGTACGTTTGATGAGTTGTATTTGTACTATAATCACTTTATTAGTGTCATCCAGCACGAAGTAACAGAAAAGAAACTACTACCATTAACGGATATAGCAGCTGAGAGCAAGCTTTCTTCTTATGAATTTGAACCTTCTCAAGAAGATATTTTAGAAGTGTTGCTTCCTCAATATGCTGAAAGTCTCATCTATGGTGCCTTATTAGATGGTAAGGCAGCGGAACATGCAGCTCGTATGACTGCAATGAAAAACGCTACGGATAATGCAAACGAGCTTATTAAAGGTCTTACACTATCATTCAACCGTGCGCGTCAAGCTGCAATTACTCAAGAAATTACTGAGATTGTTGCTGGTGCATCTGCACTTGAATAG
- the atpA gene encoding F0F1 ATP synthase subunit alpha, with protein MSIKAEEISSLLKKQIEEYQSEVEVNDVGTVIQVGDGIARVHGLDNAMAGELVEFSNGVMGMAQNLEENNVGIVILGPFRDIREGDEVRRTGRIMEVPVGEELIGRVVNPLGQPVDGLGPIESNKTRPIESPAPGVMDRKSVHEPLQTGIKAIDSLIPIGRGQRELIIGDRQTGKTAVAIDTILNQQDQDMICIYVAIGQKESTVRGVVETLRKHGALDYTIVVTASASQPAPLLFLAPYAGVTMGEEFMYNGKHVLVIYDDLTKQASAYRELSLLLRRPPGREAYPGDVFYLHSRLLERAAKLSDAKGGGSITALPFIETQAGDVSAYIPTNVISITDGQIFLQSDLFFSGVRPAVNAGLSVSRVGGSAQVKAMRKVSGTLRLDLASYRELEAFAQFGSDLDQATQAKLNRGARTVEVLKQGLHKPLKVEKQVAILYALTRGFLDDIPVADISRFEEEYFSWIEHNRNELFEHIRSTGNLPEEADFDAAIEDFKKTFAVSE; from the coding sequence ATGAGCATCAAAGCTGAAGAAATTAGTTCACTGTTGAAAAAACAAATCGAAGAATATCAGTCAGAAGTTGAAGTTAATGATGTAGGTACAGTTATCCAAGTAGGTGACGGTATCGCACGTGTACATGGCCTCGATAATGCCATGGCTGGGGAGCTTGTTGAATTTTCTAACGGTGTCATGGGAATGGCACAAAATTTAGAAGAAAATAACGTAGGTATCGTTATTTTAGGGCCTTTCAGAGATATCCGTGAAGGAGACGAGGTTCGTCGTACAGGACGTATTATGGAAGTTCCTGTTGGAGAGGAACTAATCGGTCGTGTCGTGAATCCACTTGGTCAACCTGTCGATGGTTTAGGACCAATTGAATCGAACAAAACTCGTCCTATTGAAAGCCCAGCTCCAGGGGTAATGGATAGAAAATCGGTTCATGAACCTTTACAAACAGGAATTAAAGCAATCGACTCACTTATTCCGATTGGACGTGGTCAACGTGAATTGATCATCGGAGACCGTCAAACAGGTAAAACAGCGGTTGCGATTGATACAATTCTTAACCAGCAAGATCAAGATATGATTTGTATTTATGTAGCCATCGGGCAAAAAGAATCTACTGTTCGTGGTGTTGTTGAAACATTAAGAAAGCACGGTGCATTAGATTACACGATCGTTGTTACTGCATCTGCATCTCAACCTGCACCATTATTATTCCTAGCGCCATATGCAGGAGTAACGATGGGTGAGGAGTTTATGTACAACGGTAAACACGTGCTCGTTATTTATGATGATTTAACGAAGCAAGCCTCTGCGTATCGTGAGCTTTCACTATTACTTCGCCGTCCTCCAGGTCGTGAAGCTTATCCTGGTGACGTATTCTATTTACATTCTCGCTTATTAGAGCGTGCTGCGAAATTAAGTGATGCAAAAGGTGGCGGCTCAATTACAGCCCTTCCGTTCATTGAGACGCAAGCAGGTGACGTGTCAGCATATATCCCTACAAACGTAATCTCGATTACAGATGGGCAAATATTCTTGCAATCTGATCTATTCTTCTCTGGTGTACGCCCTGCCGTGAATGCTGGTTTATCAGTTTCTCGTGTTGGTGGATCTGCACAGGTGAAAGCGATGAGGAAAGTATCAGGTACATTACGCTTAGACTTAGCGTCTTACCGTGAGCTTGAAGCCTTCGCTCAATTCGGATCTGATCTTGATCAGGCAACACAAGCGAAGCTTAATCGTGGTGCACGTACAGTTGAAGTATTAAAACAAGGTTTGCATAAACCTCTAAAAGTAGAAAAACAAGTAGCTATTCTATATGCATTAACTCGTGGATTCTTAGATGATATTCCAGTAGCAGATATTTCACGTTTCGAAGAGGAATATTTCTCTTGGATTGAGCATAATCGCAATGAGTTATTTGAGCATATTCGTTCAACAGGAAACCTTCCTGAAGAGGCTGATTTTGATGCAGCTATTGAAGATTTCAAGAAGACGTTTGCTGTTTCTGAATAA
- a CDS encoding F0F1 ATP synthase subunit delta, which yields MSKEIVAKRYALALFQLAKEQNILDQIGEELRVVKQVFTDNEQFLSVLHHPKVSVAKKKASLQEAFKSASSIVVNTLSLLVERHRLNIVVDVVNEFLSLSNDERGVADAKVFTVKPLSDVEKNTLSNVFATKVGKQSLNIENIVDHTLIGGIKIRIGNRIYDGSVSSKLERIERQLVGNRS from the coding sequence ATGAGCAAAGAAATCGTAGCAAAACGATATGCGCTGGCTCTTTTCCAATTAGCAAAGGAACAGAATATCCTTGATCAGATTGGTGAGGAACTTCGCGTCGTTAAACAAGTGTTTACAGACAATGAGCAGTTTCTTTCTGTTCTGCATCACCCTAAGGTATCTGTTGCTAAGAAGAAGGCATCGCTACAAGAGGCTTTCAAATCTGCTTCTTCAATCGTGGTGAACACGCTTTCTCTATTAGTAGAACGCCATCGCTTAAACATCGTTGTTGATGTAGTGAATGAGTTCTTATCATTGTCAAATGATGAGCGCGGTGTTGCAGATGCTAAGGTATTTACTGTTAAGCCTTTATCGGATGTAGAAAAAAATACGTTATCAAATGTATTTGCGACAAAGGTTGGTAAGCAGTCTCTTAATATTGAAAATATAGTTGATCATACACTGATCGGGGGCATTAAAATCCGCATCGGTAATCGTATATATGACGGGAGCGTTAGCAGCAAGCTAGAGCGTATTGAACGTCAGCTCGTAGGAAATAGATCGTAG
- the atpF gene encoding F0F1 ATP synthase subunit B has protein sequence MLVLGAGAGGEGGDIPLFNGGDILAQLIIFLILLLLLKKFAWGPLMGIMKQREEHIANEITTAEQSSKEAQGLLEEQRQLLKDARKEAQELIEGAKKIGEEQKNDIVNAARIEAERVKDSATQAIEQEKEQAIAALREQVASLSVLIASKVIEKELNEQDQEKLINDYIQEVGEGR, from the coding sequence ATGTTGGTATTAGGAGCAGGAGCTGGTGGAGAAGGCGGTGACATACCACTTTTTAATGGTGGAGATATTCTCGCACAATTAATTATCTTCCTTATCCTATTATTGCTATTAAAGAAGTTTGCATGGGGTCCACTAATGGGCATTATGAAACAACGTGAAGAACATATTGCTAACGAAATTACGACTGCTGAACAAAGTAGCAAAGAAGCTCAGGGGCTTCTTGAAGAACAGCGTCAGTTATTAAAGGATGCACGTAAAGAAGCGCAGGAACTTATTGAAGGTGCGAAGAAAATTGGTGAGGAGCAGAAAAACGATATCGTTAATGCTGCCCGCATCGAAGCTGAGCGTGTAAAAGATTCTGCAACTCAAGCAATTGAGCAAGAAAAAGAACAAGCTATTGCTGCATTACGTGAACAAGTAGCATCGTTATCTGTTCTTATTGCATCGAAAGTAATTGAAAAAGAACTAAATGAACAAGATCAAGAAAAACTTATAAATGATTACATTCAAGAAGTAGGAGAAGGGCGATGA
- the atpE gene encoding F0F1 ATP synthase subunit C, with protein sequence MTGSVGLLAAAIAIGLGALGAGIGNGLIVSRTVEGMARQPEARGMLQTTMFIGVALVEALPIIAVVIAFMVMGS encoded by the coding sequence ATGACAGGTTCTGTTGGTTTATTAGCAGCAGCAATTGCAATTGGTTTAGGAGCACTAGGTGCTGGTATTGGTAACGGTCTTATCGTATCTCGTACAGTTGAAGGAATGGCTCGTCAGCCTGAAGCACGTGGTATGTTACAAACAACAATGTTCATTGGGGTTGCACTAGTTGAGGCACTTCCTATCATCGCTGTTGTTATCGCATTTATGGTAATGGGTTCATAA
- the atpB gene encoding F0F1 ATP synthase subunit A, which translates to MNHGAPIEEFLGLNFNLSNVLMMLVTATIVFIIAVICTRSLSMKPTGKQNFIEWVVDFIKGIINSSMDWQTGGRFLTLGLTLFLYIIVANMLGLPFAVQVNGELWWKSPTADPVVTLTLAIMVVGLSHYYGVKMKGVKEYGRDFIKPFPFMLPFKIIEEFANTLTLGLRLYGNIFAGEILLGLLAGLATSGYAASIGSGIIGTLASIPLMLAWQGFSIFVGAIQAFIFTMLTMVYLAHKVSHDH; encoded by the coding sequence ATGAATCATGGAGCTCCAATTGAAGAATTTTTAGGCCTTAATTTTAATTTAAGTAATGTATTAATGATGCTAGTTACTGCTACAATTGTATTTATTATCGCAGTCATCTGTACTCGTTCTCTATCTATGAAACCTACAGGTAAGCAAAACTTCATCGAGTGGGTAGTAGACTTTATTAAAGGAATTATAAATAGCTCGATGGATTGGCAAACTGGTGGAAGATTCTTAACGTTAGGATTAACGTTATTCCTATACATCATTGTTGCCAATATGTTAGGTCTACCATTTGCGGTTCAAGTAAATGGTGAGCTATGGTGGAAATCACCGACTGCTGATCCAGTCGTTACGCTAACATTAGCGATAATGGTTGTTGGATTGTCACACTATTATGGTGTGAAAATGAAAGGTGTAAAAGAATATGGTAGAGACTTTATCAAACCATTTCCTTTTATGTTGCCATTTAAGATTATCGAAGAGTTTGCTAACACATTAACACTGGGTCTTCGTCTTTATGGTAATATATTCGCGGGTGAAATCCTTCTAGGATTACTAGCAGGTTTGGCTACAAGTGGGTATGCTGCAAGTATCGGTTCTGGAATTATTGGAACTTTAGCTTCTATTCCGCTTATGTTAGCTTGGCAAGGTTTCAGTATATTCGTTGGTGCAATTCAAGCGTTTATCTTTACAATGTTAACAATGGTTTATCTGGCACACAAAGTGAGCCATGACCATTAA
- a CDS encoding ATP synthase subunit I — protein MQDLQQMSIRYRKYILFLLSIYVLGWGFTPYQSVFLGLIFGTIISLYNLWIMVRRSNRFTKAVEEGTKVRSLGTFNRMASAALVVYIALQYPDKIHLYSAILGLMTIYIVIIIDYFFQLIHRGEER, from the coding sequence ATGCAAGATTTGCAGCAAATGTCTATACGTTATAGAAAATACATATTATTTCTGCTTTCAATCTACGTGTTAGGTTGGGGGTTCACACCATATCAATCGGTTTTTTTAGGGTTGATATTTGGTACAATAATAAGTTTGTATAATTTATGGATCATGGTTCGCCGGTCAAATCGGTTTACTAAAGCGGTGGAAGAAGGTACTAAAGTTCGTTCACTAGGAACATTTAACCGGATGGCTTCAGCTGCACTTGTCGTGTATATTGCATTACAATATCCAGACAAGATTCATTTATACTCAGCAATTTTGGGATTAATGACGATCTATATCGTCATTATAATAGATTATTTTTTTCAACTCATTCATCGCGGGGAAGAGAGGTGA
- a CDS encoding AtpZ/AtpI family protein, whose product MRQNQRHPLRAMALMSTILSQLVGSVLFGIFSGRWIDSKLETAPLFLIIGLLIGLAAGVFAMVRLINHYFSGDS is encoded by the coding sequence ATGCGTCAAAACCAACGACACCCTTTACGAGCGATGGCACTAATGTCGACCATTCTCTCGCAACTAGTAGGTTCAGTTTTATTTGGCATTTTTTCTGGTAGATGGATCGATAGTAAATTGGAAACGGCACCATTGTTTTTAATTATTGGTCTTCTTATTGGACTAGCAGCTGGTGTATTTGCTATGGTGCGCCTGATCAACCACTATTTTTCGGGAGATTCCTAA
- a CDS encoding S8 family serine peptidase — protein sequence MNLLFLLILLITLNLTYQHEEFKAVNQVITYPDRPPIPKFVPNKQEKAIIVVEEEHFERAKKQLSNSLPSIRVNQIYEIAFKGFAVEGKSQDIHKLLQKSWVKHSSSVSTYRVTLEKSVPFIGGHEVRGLFDPENVRLTGKGMRVGVIDTGVDYTHPDLQKNYGGGFDVIDDDNDPMETIAAEGLPTLHGTHVAGIIAANGKVKGVAPEAEIIAYRALGPGGVGTSDQVIAAIEKAIEDQVDVINLSLGTTVNGPDWPTSLALDKAVEQGIIAVTSSGNSGPSIWTVGSPGTSLKSISVGASTPPMHNPFIKVAFHDEEIELSTMQGSHAWDINKPTSFVLGGLGTKEDLVDVKGKIVLIERGKITFTEKALNAQAEGAVGVIIYNHKEGDFLGTLEEQPTIPVVSMSQKEGIWLKARHDEGKRLLYTSQRPSKDVLADFSSRGPVTYTWGIKPDIVAPGVAIDSTVPNGYLQLQGTSMAAPHVAGACALIKQAHPDWTPEQVKAALMNTAKTLTKEDGSLYKPYEQGAGRIQLAEAIRASTLVYPSSVAFGQFQTEDVRQKKKVTLTIENQSTKRAYYSFEYPKHQAGLQWGLPMSFTLQPKEKKQVDVKFDITPNMFEGGLHTGAFVIRENNKRITLPYLFVVDEPDYPRVMGFEFTIGDEPATYQYELYLPGGAEELAIALYDPDTFHFITYLDWQKDVERGLFEKTLSFDEVPAEGVYKAIVFAKKEGREDSFETMVVIEDIANNEK from the coding sequence ATGAATCTACTATTTCTTCTTATCTTACTTATAACATTGAATCTTACTTATCAGCATGAGGAGTTTAAAGCAGTAAATCAAGTTATAACTTACCCTGACAGACCCCCTATACCAAAATTTGTTCCGAATAAACAAGAGAAGGCTATTATTGTCGTTGAGGAAGAGCATTTTGAAAGAGCAAAAAAGCAACTATCCAACTCACTTCCATCAATAAGGGTTAATCAAATATATGAAATAGCATTTAAAGGGTTTGCTGTAGAAGGTAAGTCACAGGATATACATAAATTATTACAGAAATCATGGGTGAAGCACTCTTCTTCAGTTTCCACATATCGTGTAACGCTTGAAAAGAGCGTCCCTTTTATCGGTGGTCACGAAGTAAGGGGGCTGTTTGATCCTGAGAATGTAAGATTAACTGGAAAGGGTATGAGAGTCGGGGTCATTGATACAGGGGTAGATTATACACATCCAGATTTACAAAAAAACTACGGAGGAGGATTTGATGTTATTGACGATGATAATGACCCAATGGAGACGATTGCTGCTGAAGGATTACCTACACTGCACGGTACTCACGTAGCTGGAATCATTGCAGCGAATGGAAAGGTGAAAGGAGTCGCACCAGAAGCAGAAATTATCGCATATCGTGCATTAGGTCCAGGAGGAGTTGGTACGAGCGATCAGGTCATTGCAGCTATTGAAAAAGCGATTGAAGATCAAGTAGATGTTATTAATCTATCTCTTGGAACTACAGTGAACGGTCCGGATTGGCCTACTAGTTTAGCGCTTGATAAAGCTGTTGAACAGGGCATCATTGCTGTCACGTCAAGTGGTAATTCTGGTCCTAGCATATGGACGGTCGGCTCACCTGGTACGTCCTTAAAATCGATTTCTGTTGGTGCGTCAACGCCTCCAATGCATAATCCTTTTATTAAGGTCGCTTTTCACGATGAAGAGATCGAGTTATCTACCATGCAGGGTTCACATGCTTGGGACATAAACAAACCGACTTCATTTGTTCTTGGCGGTCTTGGTACCAAAGAAGATCTAGTTGATGTGAAGGGGAAAATTGTCCTCATTGAGCGCGGAAAGATTACCTTTACTGAAAAAGCATTAAATGCTCAAGCAGAAGGTGCGGTTGGAGTAATTATTTATAATCATAAAGAAGGAGATTTCCTAGGAACTCTTGAGGAGCAGCCAACAATTCCTGTAGTATCAATGTCACAAAAAGAAGGCATATGGCTAAAGGCACGGCATGATGAAGGTAAGAGGCTATTGTATACGTCTCAACGACCTAGTAAGGATGTGTTAGCTGACTTTAGTTCAAGAGGACCTGTTACATATACTTGGGGTATTAAGCCTGATATTGTCGCTCCAGGCGTGGCAATTGATAGTACGGTTCCGAATGGCTATTTACAATTACAAGGCACGAGTATGGCCGCGCCCCATGTGGCAGGGGCATGTGCGTTAATAAAACAAGCTCATCCTGATTGGACGCCAGAGCAAGTAAAGGCAGCTTTGATGAATACAGCTAAAACGCTAACGAAGGAGGATGGGAGTTTATATAAGCCCTATGAACAAGGAGCTGGAAGAATTCAACTTGCCGAAGCCATTAGAGCAAGTACTTTAGTATATCCTAGTTCAGTTGCCTTCGGGCAATTTCAAACAGAGGATGTTCGGCAAAAGAAAAAAGTGACACTCACCATTGAAAATCAATCTACAAAGCGTGCTTATTATTCATTCGAATATCCAAAGCATCAGGCTGGACTACAATGGGGTTTGCCTATGTCCTTTACATTACAGCCTAAAGAGAAGAAGCAAGTTGATGTTAAATTTGATATTACACCAAATATGTTTGAGGGTGGCTTACATACAGGAGCATTTGTCATAAGAGAAAATAACAAACGTATTACATTACCTTATCTCTTTGTAGTAGATGAACCGGATTATCCAAGGGTGATGGGCTTTGAATTTACAATTGGAGACGAACCAGCTACATATCAATATGAGCTATATTTGCCTGGTGGTGCTGAAGAATTAGCTATAGCTTTGTATGACCCAGATACATTTCATTTTATTACATATTTAGACTGGCAAAAGGATGTAGAGCGAGGTTTATTTGAAAAAACATTATCGTTCGATGAAGTTCCAGCAGAAGGTGTTTATAAAGCAATTGTCTTTGCCAAAAAAGAGGGGAGGGAGGATTCGTTTGAAACAATGGTAGTCATAGAAGACATCGCTAACAACGAAAAATAG
- the wecB gene encoding UDP-N-acetylglucosamine 2-epimerase (non-hydrolyzing), translating into MTKRIRVMTIFGTRPEAIKMAPLVLELQKQSEHFESIVTVTAQHREMLDQVLHIFGITPDYDLNIMKERQTLTDITTRGLEGLEDVMKKVQPDIVLVHGDTTTTFVASLAAYYNKIVVGHVEAGLRTWNKFSPFPEEMNRQLTGVLADLHFAPTSKAQSNLLNENKEEQGIFITGNTAIDALTTTVKDQYTHPILDQLGHDRLILLTAHRRENVGEPMRNIFRAVKRLVEEHSDVQVVYPVHLNPAVRELANDVLGNDSRIHLIEPLDVIDFHNFASRAHLILTDSGGVQEEAPSLGVPVLVLRDTTERPEGIDAGTLKLAGTDADTIHQLATELLTNKEEYEKMAQASNPYGDGEASKRIAEAIKYYFKQLANRPADYLI; encoded by the coding sequence ATGACTAAACGGATAAGAGTGATGACGATTTTTGGAACTCGTCCTGAAGCAATTAAAATGGCACCGCTAGTACTAGAGTTGCAAAAACAATCCGAGCATTTTGAATCAATTGTAACTGTAACCGCTCAGCATCGAGAAATGCTTGATCAAGTTTTACATATTTTCGGGATTACGCCTGATTATGATTTGAATATTATGAAGGAACGTCAAACGTTAACTGACATTACAACGAGAGGGCTTGAAGGCTTAGAAGATGTAATGAAAAAAGTACAACCGGACATCGTGCTTGTACACGGTGACACGACAACGACTTTTGTGGCGAGTCTTGCAGCATATTATAACAAAATTGTTGTCGGTCACGTAGAGGCTGGACTTCGTACTTGGAACAAGTTTTCACCGTTTCCAGAAGAAATGAACAGGCAGTTAACGGGAGTATTAGCTGATTTACACTTTGCTCCAACTTCTAAAGCACAATCTAACCTTTTAAATGAAAATAAAGAGGAACAAGGAATATTTATTACAGGGAATACTGCGATTGATGCGTTAACAACGACAGTGAAGGATCAGTATACACACCCTATTTTAGATCAACTCGGTCATGATCGACTAATTTTATTAACAGCACATCGTCGCGAAAATGTTGGCGAACCGATGCGGAATATATTCCGAGCGGTGAAACGTCTTGTTGAAGAACACAGTGATGTTCAAGTTGTGTATCCTGTTCACTTAAATCCTGCTGTAAGAGAGCTGGCTAATGACGTGTTAGGAAATGATTCGCGCATTCACTTAATTGAACCATTAGATGTGATTGATTTTCATAATTTTGCCTCAAGAGCTCACCTTATCTTGACAGATTCAGGTGGTGTTCAAGAAGAAGCGCCTTCCTTAGGAGTACCTGTCCTTGTACTTCGTGACACAACCGAACGCCCTGAAGGCATTGATGCAGGTACATTAAAATTAGCAGGAACTGATGCAGACACGATCCATCAATTAGCAACTGAACTTCTCACAAATAAGGAAGAATATGAGAAAATGGCACAAGCGAGTAATCCATATGGTGATGGTGAAGCATCTAAGCGTATAGCGGAAGCCATAAAGTATTATTTTAAACAATTAGCTAACAGACCAGCAGATTATTTAATATAG